DNA from Streptomyces luteogriseus:
CTCGGCAAGGAGCGCAGCGCCAAGAAGGCGCTGACCGCCGTGCAGAAGGACCTCGAGTCCCTCATCAAGTCCGGGGCATGACCGGCCGTGGCGACCCCGACCGTCCCGAAGGCCGCCCCCACGGCCGCGGAGAAGCCCCCCTCGCCCGGGAAGCCCAAGCTCTCCAAGCGCCGGCGCCGTGAGGCACTCTCCTTCTACCTGTTCATCTCCCCATGGATGATCGGCTTCCTGGTCTTCCTGCTCGGGCCGATGATCGCGTCGGTCTACTACTCCCTGACCGACTGGGACAGCTTCAACCCGCCGAAGTGGGTCGGCTTCCAGAATTACGTCACGGCCCTCACCGACGACCCGGTGTTCTGGAAGGCCCTGTGGAACACCTTCTACTACGCGGCGATCTCCGTCCCGCTGGGCCTGGTGATCGGGCTGTGGCTGGCCAACCTGCTCAACAAGCAGGTCAGGGCCCGCAAGTTGTTCCGCACCCTGATCTACCTGCCGACGCTGATCCCGCTGGTCGCCACGGCGATGATCTTCCGGATGGTGCTCGCGCCGAACGGCCCGATCAACGACTTCCTCGGCCTGTTCGGACTCTCCGGCCCCAACTGGCTGTTCGACGGCCCCTGGGTCAAGCCGGCCCTGATCCTGATGTCGGCGTGGGGCGCGGGTGCCGCGACCGTGCTTCTGCTCGCCGCGATGAAGGGCATCCCGCGTGAGCTGTACGAGGCGGCCGAGGTCGACGGCGCGAGCGCGACGCGGCAGTTCTGGAGCATCACGCTGCCGCATCTGACACCCATCATCTTCTTCAACCTGATCATGGGCCTGATCAACGCGTTCCAGATCTTCTCGCAGGTCTACATCCTGATCCCCAAGGGCAAGAACCCCGCGGGTTACGACGCGGCCCAGACGATGGTGCCGCTCCTGTTCGACCAGGCGTTCAGCTACTACCGCATGGGCTACGCCTCGGCGATCTCCTGGCTGCTGTTCCTGGTGATCATGGTGTTCACGGTGATCGCCTTCCGCACCACCCGGCGCTGGGTGTTCTACGAGACCGAGGTGAAGTGATGGCGACCCTGGCGACCCCGGTGCGCAAGCGCGGGCACGAGGAGCGGCCCGCGAAGGGGCGGGCCCCCGCCGTACGGGCGTTCCGCGCGACCCCGTTCACCTACGGCACCCTGCTGATCGTCGCGGCGATCCTGACCACCCCGCTGGTCTTCGTCGGTTCGATCGCCCTGTCCGGCGACGCCACCGTGAACAACGGCGCATTCACGATCATCCCGCGCGAGTTCCACTGGGACAATTTCGCCCGGGTGTTCGGCACCGAACTGCCGGTGGGCACCTTCCTGCTCAACTCGGTGCTCATCTCGCTGTTCTCGGTGGCGGGACAGGTCCTCTCCAGCGGCCTGGTCGGCTACGCCTTCGCCCGGCTGCGGGCGCCCGGCAAGAACACCATGTTCCTCATCGTCATCGCCACGATGATGATCCCGACACAGATCACGATGATCCCCCAGTTCATCCTGTTCCGGGACCTGGGCTGGGTGAACACCTTCCTGCCACTGATCGTGCCGAACTTCTTCTCCAACGCCTTCAACGTCTTCCTGGTACGGCAGTTCGTCTCCCGGCTGCCCAGCGAACTCGACGAGGCCGCCATGATGGACGGCCTGGGCTTCTTCGGCATCTACCGGCGGATCATGTTCCCGATGCTCAGGCCCGTCCTGATCGCCATCGGCATCTTCACGCTCACCCACACCTGGGGCGACTTCATGGGCCCCCTGATCTACCTCAACGACGAGTCGAAGATGCCGCTCGCCCTGGGCGTGCAGTACATCACCGCCACCTCGCAGGCGGGCCAGGCACCGCCCTGGAACCTGGTGATGGTCGGCTCGATCCTGCTCGCCCTGCCGATGATCCTCGTCTACTACCTCGGCCAGAAGTACCTGTACGAAATGGACATCAGCGGCGGAAGCGCGGGAGTCAAGTGAGCCACCCCACCACCACACTCGGCCAGGACACCACACCCGACCAGGGCATCGCGCTCGACGCCCGCGGCATCCGCTTCGAGGGCGGTCCGCGGCTCGTGCTGTGCGCGTCCCTGTTCTACTTCCGCCTGCCCCGGGAACAGTGGCGCGCCCGGCTCGCCCAGGTCCGGGCCTCCGGCTACACCTGCGTGGACGTCTACCTGCCGTGGAACTTCCACGAGACGGCCCCCGGCCGCTGGTCCTTCGAGGGCCGGAGGGACGTCGCCGCCTTCCTCGACCTCGCGCAGGAGGAGGGGCTGTACGTCATCGCGCGGCCCGGCCCCTACATCTGCTCCGAGTGGGACGGAGGCGCGCTGCCGGCCTGGCTGGGCCTGGACCCCCAGTTGAGAGTCCGCCAGCACGAGCCGCGCTTCCTCGACCGGGTCACCGCCTGGTTCGACCAGGCGCTGCCGCTCCTCGCCGAGCGCCAGTACCCGGCGAACGGCCCTGTGATCATGGTGCAGTTG
Protein-coding regions in this window:
- a CDS encoding carbohydrate ABC transporter permease; this translates as MATPTVPKAAPTAAEKPPSPGKPKLSKRRRREALSFYLFISPWMIGFLVFLLGPMIASVYYSLTDWDSFNPPKWVGFQNYVTALTDDPVFWKALWNTFYYAAISVPLGLVIGLWLANLLNKQVRARKLFRTLIYLPTLIPLVATAMIFRMVLAPNGPINDFLGLFGLSGPNWLFDGPWVKPALILMSAWGAGAATVLLLAAMKGIPRELYEAAEVDGASATRQFWSITLPHLTPIIFFNLIMGLINAFQIFSQVYILIPKGKNPAGYDAAQTMVPLLFDQAFSYYRMGYASAISWLLFLVIMVFTVIAFRTTRRWVFYETEVK
- a CDS encoding carbohydrate ABC transporter permease; the protein is MATLATPVRKRGHEERPAKGRAPAVRAFRATPFTYGTLLIVAAILTTPLVFVGSIALSGDATVNNGAFTIIPREFHWDNFARVFGTELPVGTFLLNSVLISLFSVAGQVLSSGLVGYAFARLRAPGKNTMFLIVIATMMIPTQITMIPQFILFRDLGWVNTFLPLIVPNFFSNAFNVFLVRQFVSRLPSELDEAAMMDGLGFFGIYRRIMFPMLRPVLIAIGIFTLTHTWGDFMGPLIYLNDESKMPLALGVQYITATSQAGQAPPWNLVMVGSILLALPMILVYYLGQKYLYEMDISGGSAGVK